The following is a genomic window from Engystomops pustulosus chromosome 11, aEngPut4.maternal, whole genome shotgun sequence.
GTAACCAAATTCAAGTCCACATCCACGGGTGCCAAGTCTGACTCTTCGCCTTTGACCTCGTCGTCCGAGTTACTTTCACCAGCTTTGGTGGTCTTTGGATGGACATTACTCTGCTGGTGAAGAAAAGACATCTGTAATGCTAACATCTTTACAGGACTGTCATAAAAACAATAAGACATACCACTTCTTACCACGTTTTTCTTTTTGGTGAAACTTTTTCCAATGTTTGTGTGTGCCAGTTCCCTGTCCATAACATTCATGTATGAGTGAAGACTTGGTAGGACATCTTCATTCAATGCGCTGACCTGATCATCTTCCGAATCTTCATCACTGATCAGTAGCTCAAAGTCTTCTTCTGAGTCCAGGTCATCAGAATCAAGTTCTTCTGGGTTGGGACCTATGGAATAAAAAAAGAACTCGTCAACCAGTATAAAATGAAATATGAATAGATAATTTCACTGCCGCTTTTGATGTAACAACGAACACTAGAATTGCTCAAATATTTGTTGAATGCCCTGACTGGACTTCACAGAATGAGAGCATTGCCAGGGACGGGACTCCCtgcatcatagtgaaatatgatacaaggagtctctACTTCAACCCAGAACACACAAGCCAAACTAATATAATTCCAATGTTTGTgcttcttttttgtgggaaagaagggactccttgcatcatatcactatgatgcagggAGTCCCGTTCCTAGAACAGCCCTTGATCCCTGAAACCCAGTCAGCGAATGGTCCGTATTTTTTACAGACCAAACGCGGTCATGTCCGACCAACCAGACAGACTGCTATTTGGTAACACATAAACAACACAACAATAACCCAACAACAGGAAACTTACCAAGGATTTTTTCCAAAGCGCTTGTGAAAGAATCTACATCAAATGTGATCGGTGCTTCTGCAGGATTCCTGCATGTGTTATAGAAAACaaaagtatatataaaaatacgAGATTAAAATCTGAGCAgagaacagcagggacagcggagaagGGCACCAGCATAGAAGGGCACCAAGAAGATGCCTTTAAATATGAAAACAACATTGATGgatttataatatagaattgtgttcCCTTACTCAATAACTTCCCTTTCTTTCCTTGGTAGAACTTGATGAACATAGGTCTTTTTTCACCCGTACTAGATACATAACTATGTAAGATATCATGTTTCTTATGTACACACATGAAAGCTTATTATGAGAAGTTAGTTCTGCTTCAAAGGGATTGGCTCAGCACAAACAGTGATGGCATATTGCTATTCTATCAGTCAGTCTGTCCATCTGTCAATGGTATATCAAGTAACTTTAAGGCAAAGCATGTATGTCATATAAAAAATACACCCGATTAATGTGAAACAGTTATACATTTACATACCAAGGCAGCTCTGCTCCTTCATGAGAAGACACTTTGGTTATAAAAGCCTTCATGCTGTCAGTCACGTCAGACAAGTTGTATTGCTCCTCGCTCTCAGCTGCAGTGTCCTTTGAGCCGCAAGCTTTCTGCAAAATCTGCTCTAATTTATCTGGTGTCAAGTCCAACCAGCTGTCAtctttagacaaaaaaaaaatataaaaatcagtaCACTGGAAAAAAAGAATATAAACAcaaggtcattaaccccttaaaggaaacctaccatttcaaatggtaggtttaagctgtaaacaccgagcaccagctcagggtgagctggtgccggtgcttagtttcgttagtgttaaaaccgcggtatcgcggttttaagactttttaaactttatagcataaactgcttctgctataaagcggcttctgctataaagtttaaaaagtgttaaaaccgcgataccgcagttttaacactaacgaaactaagcaccggcaccagctcaccctgagctggtgctcggtgtttacagcttacaccgaccatttgaaatctgttttttttttaaatttttaccggtgttttgtatgcgttggaaaaggggtagtcttatacggcgaatatatcttaaactctatattttaaacaggaaagtaggggggtcgtcttatacaccaggtcgtcttatacgccggaatatacggtatacatgaagagggcagcatggtgagaagatggaaaggctgaagctctcaaaggaggcaaagacacagatacatacacatgcagagaGAGACAAGTCTAATgttacagatttattgaaaagtggccaacccctttgagcTGCATTTACACCCACAGATACAGGCTACGATGGGTGCGTTTTGCCAAAAAACCAAGATGTTTGAATATTTACACAGGGCAATGTAAAGTTATTAGGAAAGGAATAACGAGGACAATGATTTACCTTCATCTGGAGGAAGATcggcctcttctttcttcagctcTTCCATGTCAACAGTCATGGTGCTTAGTAACTGTAAAACTTCTTTGCCAGGACTCTGGTCTGTTGAACTGGGAAGATTGATAACAGCATTCATTCTCACTTTCCATATACATTATCACAAAGTGTTGAGACTTAGTTGTGTTTTCTTTTGGCAATCTCTTTATGCAGGTGAGGATGTCCAGTTATGAGGAAGACCCTGGCAGAAAGTGGTCAGGTCACCTTTAATGCCTCCATTGGGACTTTCTGGCCGGACCTGCTAATGTGAATGGGCTTGTGTTTTTAGAGTAGCTCTAAGGTGAGACAAAATACTGCTTGAATTGTATTAAAGCCGCTTATagacatgtacactcaccggccactttattaggtacaccatgctagtaacgggttgaatcCCCttctgccttcagaactgcctcaattcttcgtggcatagattcaacaaggtgctggaagcattcctcagagattttggtccatattgacttgATGGCATCACTCAGTtgacgcagatttgtcggctgcacatccatgatgcgaatctcccgttccaccacatcccaaagatgctctattggattgagatctggtgactgtggaggccatttgagtacagtgacctcattgtcatgttcaagaaaccagtctgagatgattccagctttatgacatggcgcattatcctgctgaaagtagccatcagatgttgggtacattgtggtcataaaggaatggacatggtcagcaacaatactcaggtaggctgtggcgttgcaacgatgctcaattggtaccaaggggcccaaagagtgccaagaaaatattccccacaccatgacaccaccaccaccagcctgaactgttgatacaaggcgggatggatccatgctttcatgttgttgacgccaaattctgaccctaccatgcgaatgtcgcagcagaaatcgagactcatcagaccaggcaacgtttttccaatcttctactgtccaatttcgatgagcttgtgcaaattgtagcctcagtttcctgttcttagctgaaaggagtggcactcggtgtggtcttctgctgctgtagcccatctgcctcaaagttcgacgtactgtgagttcagagatgctcttctgcctaccttggttgtaacgggtggcaatttgagtcactggttgtgcgtgaaaatcccagtagatcagcagtttctgaaatactcagaccagcccttctggcaccaacaaccatgccacgttcaaaggcactcaaatcacctttcttccccatactgatgctcggtttgaactgcaggagattgtcttgaccatgtctacatgcctaaatgcactgagttgccgccatgtgattggctgattagaaattaagtgttaacgagcagttggacaggtgtacctaataaagtggccggtgagtgtatgtattaaAGGGGGTCAGAAATAATAGCTGCTGTCCGACCGCAACGCAAAGTGTATGACAATCTAAATAGGCGAGTGTGAGCAAGCGGTGATCGTTAGGTGTGCAAAGGACTTCCTCAAGGTCTTCAGCAGATGTTGTAGAGTTACAGGGGCAGGGTTAATAGCTGTAATCTTTCGGATGGTTGATAATTTGGTTTCTCATCATTCCAAAAGACGTTTGCtgtatattattttgttttgttaccTATTTGGCTTGTCTACTGACTGCTGGAAGTAAATCTCTGCTTTCTTCATAAGTTCACAATATTGTGCTGATCCCTCCATTTCACCCTAAAAGTAAAGTGGAAGCATAAAAAAATGTCTTTAGACAAATTAAGCAATTACAacaggggagaatctcttctaaaTGAGGCGTTTCTTTATTAACATAATTAAAGAGCAACTCCgcaatttttctaaaaaaatcaaTAGCTCTTACTTTCCCCATTATCTTGATTATCtgtgtgcagcagtttctttggtaTCCTTTACAGGTTAGCCCGCCCGTGCAGTAGCTGTGTCTCCTGGTTGTGACAATTCCTCTTGTGATTCCAAACAATTGTTTAGagatactgggggagatttatcataagccgGTGCCAGATGCCAGATCTTGATGTATCTGCCAGATCTGGCATAGTTttagaaaaagtgtttttgtgatgcacactatcccctataggagctgccaaacagtcacagatggatcccacatctagcaattagtaaaaataaaacagtctgaccggagctccttgtgtgtccttttatatatcctttgataaatcaatgatttcactcctttcccaactatgttccaaattcttcagtacacttccacacaaacggtatttggatgggaatagatcgctattcagacagttttaagctgcgttttcttgaatcctgtagccaaatagtgtacagctactatagaagagattaagcagcagatagggtagtatgttcaaatatatggagtttattttattaaaacatactcacaaaatagaataaaatcatgcgcatataaaatccaccatccaTTATAATAGAATGTAAGGCAGTAATTGTGCTatgtgtaaggtataaaaagattgagaGGTTACTAGCCAGCAAcgcccggaagaagccgtggtagcgaaaccctgggtcgggcgaactagcgagtctggcgtccacatggtggattttatatgcgcatgattttattctattttgtgagtatgttttaataaaataaactccatatatttgaacatactaccctatctgctgcttaatctcttctatagtagctgtacactatttggctacaggatgcaagaaaacgcagcttaaaactgtctgaatagcgatctattcccatccaaataccgtttgtgtggaagtgtactgaagaatttggaaaatagttgggaaaggagtgaaatcatcgatttatcaaaggatatataaaaggacacacaaggagctccggtcagactggcATAGTTTTGCACATGACGGCCACGCCCCAGCGGTGACCATGCCCTCTTCacgcccacatggcatggaggtgctGTATTCTCAATTTTAATTGGAAATTGCTGCTCTGCGCAACAATTAGCAATTATTCCACTGCTTCCACGCCAGAAAAcaggtgtagaagcagtgataaatccacCCCCCCCATGGTCTcacagggggggaggggttgcttttccctgctcactctggaaggagatcatgtgacagtgctctGTATAGCAGATAGGAGAGTAGTGTCTGCTATTGTGCGAGtgcagaagtctcctacacaAAAAAGTTAGGAAAAATGTCATCCCTTCTCCCTAAGAGTCCCTTCACCCCAGTCTGTGATTTATCAAAACTTACTCTCTCTCTTTCTGCATCTCATACACActtctgcagcccctccccctggagtTATTCTTACATGGAAGAGAGCTTCCCCTCTACCTCAGCAAGGGGACTACCATATATTCTCGAGTAGAAATCAAGGatgctctttttttgtttttttaaacacaaaaaactaggaaaacctatagccagccagcccatgccaaccccaagtatatagccagccagcccatgcccccctctagtatatagccagccagcccatgcccccctctagtatatagccagccagcccatgccccccccctagtatatagccagcaagcccatgccaaccccaagtatatagccagccagcccatgcccccccctagtatatagccagccagtccatgccccccccctagtatatagccagccagtccatgccccccctagtatatatgtctGCTATTGTGCGAGtgcagaagtctcctacacaAAAAAGTTAGGAAAAATGTCATCCCTTCTCCCTAAGAGTCCCTTCACCCCAGTCTGTGATTTATCAAAACTTACTCTCTCTCTTTCTGCATCTCATACACActtctgcagcccctccccctggagtTATTCTTACATGGAAGAGAGCTTCCCCTCTACCTCAGCAAGGGGACTACCATATATTCTCGAGTAGAAATCAAGGatgctctttttttgtttttttaaacacaaaaaactaggaaaacctatagccagccagcccatgccaaccccaagtatatagccagccagtccatgcccccctctagtatatagccagccagcccatgccccccccctagtatatagccagccagcccatgccccccctagtatatagccagccagcccatgcctcccctagtatatagccagccagcccatgcccccctagtatatagccagccagcccatgccctacctagtatatagccagccagcccatgcccgcctagtatatagccagccagcccatgcccccctagtatatagccagcccatacccccctagtatataggcagccagcccatgcccccctagtatataggcagccagcccatgcccccctagtatataggcagccagcccatgcccccctagtatatagccagccagcccatgcccccctagtatatagccagccagcccatgccccctagtatatagccagccagcccatgcccccctagtatatagccagccagcccatgcccccctagtatataagccagccagcccatgcccacctAGTATataagccagccagcccatgcccccctagtatataagccagccagcccatgcccccccctagtatatagccagccagcccatgccccccctagtatatagccagccagcccatgccccccctagtatatagccagccagcccatgccccccctagtatatagccaaccagcccatgccccccctagtatatagccagccagccaatgcCTCCccaagtgtatagccagccagcccatgcccccccaagtttatagccagccagcccatggccCCCCccaagtgtatagccagcccattcccccagtatatagccagccagcatatgccttcacagtatatagacagccagcatttgccccccacagtatatagacagccagcatatgccccccacagtatatagacagccagcatatgccccccacagtatatagacagccagcatatgccccccacagtatatagacagccagcatatgccccccacagtatatagacagccagcatatgccccccacagtatatagacagccagcatatgccccccacagtatatagacagccagcatatgccccccacagtatatagacagccagcataGGCACCCCTGCTCGCAGTATGCCTGGTACAACAAAAATACATCAATACTCACCGTTCCAATCTCCCCTTCACGCCCTGAAGATGGTCTTCTTCATTGCTTATGGCGGCTGGTCACTGGTCCTTGTGTGCTGGCCGCCCACACACTACCACACTACCTGGTGACATCATAGTGCGGGCGCCACCATCATGCAGGGAACTGTTGTAGCCAGGGCACAAACTATGGTGTCAGCTGGTGGCTGGCGTCATAATGTGTGCGCGGCTAGCATCCGCCAGCAGCAATGAACAAGAGATCCTGCAGGGCTTCCGAAAGCTGAgcattaaataatttaaaaaaatacaacctGAATATAAGCAAagttgagttttttcagcacattttttgtttggcttatactcgagtatatatggtaacttaaTGGCTGTAACTAGCTAAACCAGCCTTCTACCAGTTTGTTAAAGACCCATAAAAATCATATCATACCTTAAAGAAATCATTCTTTTTCAGGTTGTTCAAGAACCCTGTCCAGAGTGGGCTGTCTGTAGGATGTCTTGTGGTCAACCCGTCAGACTTAGAACATTTGGAACAAAGAATCTCAAAACCATGTGCCTAATGGAAAATCAATTGGTGATAAAGAGGTCTGATATTAGAAACCACTGAACAACAAATGCTTCCTACTACAATAGGATAAATAATTAGTTTCTTCTATTGTAAAGTGTTTTAAACATAAAGACAAAGCAATCAACAATAGAAATAGACTACATAGATTATATGCTGTGCAAGTCAATTCTTCTCCAGTTTTAAacgacatctactaccaggataaaggatagtaaaccaagcacacagacatactggtgtgtgtcgcTTCTGGCGGGATCTgcacttctttaagcttcctgtgcccttgtttttaaggaaaaaaggctataaaagtatgcaaattagcctaagggACTGCAGACTCCAATAACACTTAtgtagcccagagcccctcaggtttatttgcataatttaaaattaaattatagaagctacaagaagagcagatcctgccacagggggcaaATAGCAGCATGTGAGTGtcattggtttacagtccttgatcctggcgGTAAATGACCTTTAAAGGTCTAAATTCAGTTATGGTTGATAGAGCGGCTCCAGTGATTATAAAGCCGAGAACGACTACACCTAAGATAATGTGCACACGTGACAGCCAGCTAGTCCTAATCCAATGCTATATACAGTCCAGTGACTgctatttttcggcctataaggcgcatcatcaataaatgcatgctaaaacgtctaggttcatatataaggcatacCGGAttttaaggcgcacctgattataaggatgaatgaccagcaggtggcagacctgtgcacaattcaaggcagctgttgtctttaagtacggttcatacataatgcgcactggactataaggcgcacctttgatttctgagaaaaaaaggattttttgtgcgccccCATTTATGAGATTTATTCACATTCACTCAAATCACAGATCTAACCTGTCATTTCTAATGACATATAATTTTTATggtgaaaataaaaaattgtgacCCGAAGACAAGCATACTCAACAGCAGTTAAGtgcaggtttaaaaaaaaaaaaaaatcaattgggAGGTTTATATATTACACaacaattaaaaattccctggtGGTCACACACAATCAcaacacacagttctgctacatccattcactctctCCCCTCTTGCTACAtatattcatttacaaaaatacaccgagcactgctacatctattcaCTCTCTGACACACACAACACTTACTCATACCTGCCCCAAGTCTCTGGCCTCATCCACTGACAGAAAGGACCTTGCATTGATACAGGAAGCATGTAACTGTTCCTCTACTTAGGTCCTGCAGTGATGTTCACGTAAGGATGGTAGGGAGAGCAGTGGGGAGGCTCTGCTTTCTAAGAGATTGGGTGAAATGCTTTATCAGCTCTTCACCCGATCTCCAGAACtacagtcaggagggtctggcactGCTGGATCTTCCTGACCTTCGGACTATAAGATGAAGGCACTTTATATTAAGACTTTTTCTTCCTAAGAAGTTTTGCCcacaggatagtgcctaacttgctgattagtgggggtctcagtgatgggaccctaaTGGACcacgagaacaggggtccaatgtacccccaTCGCACCCAGAGAGGAGTAgacccgttcatctctatggaaatCTGTATTTGTCGGGGTTTAACATGCATGTACAAGCAGCCAGGTGCTAATTCACCAATAAAGCTATACAAGTGTATATGGACACCCTAGAAAGACATTACTAGAGCACAGTTATTGGTGTAAACATCTACATCTTTTAGAGCAGACAGAGGTAGATTTCCTAGAGACTCCGTTTACCAGCTTCATCCCCAGCTCATGTGGTTTGTACTTGGGATGTGATATGGCAGGAAGGGTGTATCCACTGCGTTTGTCAGGATGGAACCTCTGCTGGCTGAGCTGGGCGTATAAACACTTGGTAAAAGTCACCTGTGAAGGACAGAAATGATGTATAAAACTGTGTCTGAGATATAACAGGTGATCAGATGAATAAATGGAGCTGGATACTGTACAAATCTGTACTTACCGGAGTGAATACTCGCCTCTCCGGCCGGAAATGGTGAAAAGTGCGACAGGCTTTTAAGTCAATAGGGTCTCGGAGGTAAAATGCTTGGATTGCTGCAGATACCAGCTGCGGACGTTCCTTTAACACAGCCGCAATTTCAGCAGGTACAAAACAATGCGCTCGATGCAAAGAGTCCTTAATTTTGTCAGGGTATCTAAAGGTCAAAATGTTAAAATGGCATCAGATGAGTGTAGACTTATGTGACTATTTCGAAGCTTTTTCAACATTCATTAACAGATCTCCCCTAACAGAGCATATTATTAGGGGTTGTTGTTCAACAACACATTTTTAGttaggaaaaaaaactttatggaATAGAAAACATATAAGCAGAACAAGACAAATGGGTTAGCAGAGAACAATGAAATAATTACTCTTTAATTCGCTGCTCGATGGCTTGAGCTATTGGCGCCGATGCTGTACAGGCGTCTGGGCGACCAGCAAGTAACATCAAGGCTTGTGATATGTTTAGATTGGAGGACTGGTCCTGAAGGCTGCACTCATCTTGCTGAAATGGTAAAATGCACAGTTTTCCATGGTGAAAGAAGACCTGGTGAGACAAAATCACAGACAATCAGTAGGGGAATACGCCTACTAAGGTTTGGGCTACAGATAATGGAGATGTGGGGGTTTATGGGCATCTACAGAACCTTGGTGTGTGAACAAGATCATAAAAGGGATGCCCATGAAGAAATACTTACTCGGTTCGAGCTATTCTCTGGCTTCAGCCATTTGGGCAAGAAATCAGCTGCCTCTATGAGCAGAAACTCTCCATCGTTGTCTTCCACCCTGTAGGTGATATAAGATTTGAAACCCATAGACAATACTTGAATGTGTGTAGAGGCACTGGGTGTGGACACCTTATCTATAAGTGTAAGTGATCTACAAATTAAAAGGGTTGGACCAAGTTTGAAACTTGTCCCCTtatctgatcagtgagggtctaacTGCTAGGACCACCATTGATCACAAGATTGGACCCCCAACAATCCGAAGAACAGGAATTCTATTCTCACCAAGATGAAGGCTGAGAAAGGAAAGTGCAGTGTTCAGCTATTTCCAACACCCCCATGCTACTGAACGGAGTCACAGAATGCATGCTCGTACCACAGCTACGACCATTAAAGAAACCGGGGACCCCATTTTCCATTTTGTAGGGGATCTGTTCTCCGTGATTGGTGATGGTTCCAACAGTTGCACCCTAACCAATCAGATATGTACAATACTTTAATTAGCTTGTGTTGCATCTTGATATGggaggtatttttactttaattgaaaacaaaaaaaataataaaattcgaTAGTAAATTGAACTTGAAAACAGCGTTTTTTAAAATTCCTTTTAGTGTTAATTATTAACCAGCACAGAAATCTAGTAGCAACCCTGTTACCTGGCAGCTAGCGCTGGAAAGTCCTTTGTGATCTGTTGGATCAAGTAAACTATAAACCACTCATCTTCTATATTATCACCAAAGCGGGTAATTCCTCCTATATGGGCTGGAACATCACCTATCATAAGGGaaacaaaatattatatattCTGACAAAGTCAAGGAaccaaccttaaagggaacctaccagcacgattctacctataaaggtagaacaggtggtaggtggatgtaagggacgtgaggagagctctttttagagctaatactcacgtccccgctaacttttaataaactttattcccttaatagccacgttactcctcctaccctgttgtgtgcggcgcgcagttCCTCGTAGCTGCTCGTCCGACATACTGgcattctgcgcatgtgcaggccCGCCGGAGCTAttagagctatcctcacgtcccttacatccacctaccacccgatctacctttataggtagaatcgtggtggtaggtgccctttaaagaaatgGAGGATAATGCATTTCAGGTTTCATTTCTTTTCCATTGATAAGACCTTAACTTGCTGTCAGCGAATGGAAACATCCTATCCAGATCACATGCTATCCTAACCAGGGAATGGGGAAGtgccgagggagcagggggagggggagaccatGTAAAAGCCTGTGGAGCTGCACCATGGAGGGACTATTTCTGGTTcaataacataattgtaaaagtttatgtccctggtttatcatgatggattttgatctcTGAGCTATGATCAATGATCTGCAGTGGGGTTTTCATTGTTGTGGTCTGTTACAGGAGTAGAATAAGTGGGGTTGGATGTTTAAAATGAGGAGCACCAATACAAATAATAAATTTGACTAGAATGGAGCATATTGGGCTTTTTGCaaacaaaaaaattctgaaatacaTAATATTCCTTGATTTTTTTCAGGATTGTGAATGAGGCTCCAACCACTATGACCCCTATCGATAATGCAAATGGTTGTCCTCGATTTCCCTGTATGAATGGTTCAGTAACGTGAAAACACAACCCATGCTCTATTCACTGCTATGGGACTGAAAGAGTGCTCTCTCTTCACTAGTCCAATGCAACTGAATGGAGTAAGGGACATGCATGTGAACTCCTGCTCCATTTACACATAAGGACTCAGGGATCCCTATTCTCTTATTCCCTGGAGGTCCCAGTGGTCACACGCTGAGTGATTAGACACCCATCCCAAATCTTGGTCTTGTTATATCATTACCTTTTCTTGATTTATACTTGAGATTAAATGGTTGGTTTTGCCAGATGTAATCAGCCAATAAGGGAGCAAGTTTAGCGAGTATCTCTTCTATGTATTGCTTCAGGGTGTGTTTCAGCTTTTCAGGTTCACGTGGTTCATCAGATACCAGGAAAAGTTGATATTCTACAAAATCTTCCATAACCATCATCTTCATCTGCTTCTCCATGATGCCAGGTTTCTACAATACGTAGAAAGTGAAACTCTTAACAATACCCAGATCAATGTATTTTCTAAATTTACTAGAGCTATTAGGTATAATTATTTCCTGAATTCATTGGCATTTACCTCCGTTCTAGAAAAACCTAGGATGGGTAATACAGTTATAACATTGATAACAATATGATTAGTGGGGACCCAACCCTTGGAGATAAAAAGTGTTGGGCTAGAAGGTTGAGCATGTGttttgctgctccattcaatactaaaaCAGTGAtgtaaattgcagagcacagcgctcggctATTTACTCTAACATTCAGATCGCTGAATGGAAAGTTAGATTATATTTTAACCACTTACTGCCCTGATACAATACTGACAAAGTCATAAAAATCTTAGCTAGACAACTAATGGTGTAACCAGTAACCCTTACTACTCTAGAGCTCTGTGTGTTGTGATTACACCTTCTCTgccttacttacacctacaagtTTGCTGACAACAGATGGGTGTCTAGTGGGACAACTATGAGGGCTTGGGTTTTACAGTTTGTGGTGCGGGTGGGGTACAAAA
Proteins encoded in this region:
- the ECD gene encoding protein ecdysoneless homolog isoform X3 gives rise to the protein MVYGERVRLVKEEKPGIMEKQMKMMVMEDFVEYQLFLVSDEPREPEKLKHTLKQYIEEILAKLAPLLADYIWQNQPFNLKYKSRKGDVPAHIGGITRFGDNIEDEWFIVYLIQQITKDFPALAARVEDNDGEFLLIEAADFLPKWLKPENSSNRVFFHHGKLCILPFQQDECSLQDQSSNLNISQALMLLAGRPDACTASAPIAQAIEQRIKEYPDKIKDSLHRAHCFVPAEIAAVLKERPQLVSAAIQAFYLRDPIDLKACRTFHHFRPERRVFTPVTFTKCLYAQLSQQRFHPDKRSGYTLPAISHPKYKPHELGMKLAHGFEILCSKCSKSDGLTTRHPTDSPLWTGFLNNLKKNDFFKGEMEGSAQYCELMKKAEIYFQQSVDKPNSSTDQSPGKEVLQLLSTMTVDMEELKKEEADLPPDEDDSWLDLTPDKLEQILQKACGSKDTAAESEEQYNLSDVTDSMKAFITKVSSHEGAELPWNPAEAPITFDVDSFTSALEKILGPNPEELDSDDLDSEEDFELLISDEDSEDDQVSALNEDVLPSLHSYMNVMDRELAHTNIGKSFTKKKNQSNVHPKTTKAGESNSDDEVKGEESDLAPVDVDLNLVTNILESFSSQSGLAGPASNLLQSLGVHLPDNTDQEAADNLQH
- the ECD gene encoding protein ecdysoneless homolog isoform X1 gives rise to the protein MVYGERVRLVKEEKPGIMEKQMKMMVMEDFVEYQLFLVSDEPREPEKLKHTLKQYIEEILAKLAPLLADYIWQNQPFNLKYKSRKGDVPAHIGGITRFGDNIEDEWFIVYLIQQITKDFPALAARVEDNDGEFLLIEAADFLPKWLKPENSSNRVFFHHGKLCILPFQQDECSLQDQSSNLNISQALMLLAGRPDACTASAPIAQAIEQRIKEYPDKIKDSLHRAHCFVPAEIAAVLKERPQLVSAAIQAFYLRDPIDLKACRTFHHFRPERRVFTPVTFTKCLYAQLSQQRFHPDKRSGYTLPAISHPKYKPHELGMKLAHGFEILCSKCSKSDGLTTRHPTDSPLWTGFLNNLKKNDFFKGEMEGSAQYCELMKKAEIYFQQSVDKPNSSTDQSPGKEVLQLLSTMTVDMEELKKEEADLPPDEDDSWLDLTPDKLEQILQKACGSKDTAAESEEQYNLSDVTDSMKAFITKVSSHEGAELPWNPAEAPITFDVDSFTSALEKILGPNPEELDSDDLDSEEDFELLISDEDSEDDQVSALNEDVLPSLHSYMNVMDRELAHTNIGKSFTKKKNVQSNVHPKTTKAGESNSDDEVKGEESDLAPVDVDLNLVTNILESFSSQSGLAGPASNLLQSLGVHLPDNTDQEAADNLQH